A stretch of Acropora muricata isolate sample 2 chromosome 7, ASM3666990v1, whole genome shotgun sequence DNA encodes these proteins:
- the LOC136922300 gene encoding LOW QUALITY PROTEIN: methylcrotonoyl-CoA carboxylase beta chain, mitochondrial-like (The sequence of the model RefSeq protein was modified relative to this genomic sequence to represent the inferred CDS: deleted 1 base in 1 codon): MYGDTLVTGFARIHGIPVGIIGNNGVLFSESAVKGTHFIQLCCQRKIPLVFLQNITGFMVGKDYKAGGIAKNGAKMVTAVSCAQVPKVTVIIGGRFGAGNYGMCGRAYSPRFLYMWPNARISVMGGEQAGTVLATITRDQRAREGKELTAEEENQIKTPIIKRFEEEGHPYYSSARLWDDGIIDPAETRTILGLSLSAALNAPIGDPKFGVFRM; this comes from the exons GCTTTGCTCGTATTCATGGCATTCCGGTGGGAATTATCGGGAACAATGGAGTTTTATTCTCGGAATCAGCTGTCAAAGGGACACATTTTATACAGTTATGTTGCCAGCGTAAAATTCCATTAGTTTTCTTACAAAATATAACTG GTTTTATGGTT GGTAAAGATTACAAGGCCGGTGGTATCGCTAAAAATGGCGCCAAAATGGTTACAGCTGTGTCATGCGCGCAAGTGCCCAAGGTAACAGTGATCATTGGTGGAAGGTTTGGCGCGGGAAATTACGGAATGTGTGGCCGCGCATACAG TCCTCGTTTTCTTTACATGTGGCCCAACGCACGTATTTCAGTGATGGGCGGCGAACAAGCTGGAACAGTGTTAGCTACAATCACAAGAGATCAAAGAGCGAGAGAGGGAAAGGAG CTGACAGCTGAGGaagaaaatcaaataaaaactCCCATAATAAAGAGATTCGAAGAGGAAGGGCATCCTTACTATTCCTCTGCAAG GTTATGGGACGATGGTATCATCGACCCAGCCGAGACGCGGACAATCCTGGGTCTAAGTTTAAGCGCGGCTTTGAATGCTCCGATTGGTGATCCCAAATTTGGTGTGTTTAGAATGTAA